Genomic segment of Serinicoccus hydrothermalis:
ACGAGGGTCTCGATGAGGACCGCGGTCTGCACCGTCATGTGCAGCGAGCCCGCGATCCGGGCCCCGGCCAGAGGCTGCTCCCCGGCGAAGCGCTCGCGCAGCGCCATCAGCCCCGGCATCTCGTGCTCGGCCAGGCGGATCTGGTGGCGTCCCTGCTCGGCGAGCGACAGGTCGCGGACCTGGTGCTGCAGCTGCGTCGCCTCGGTGGTCATGGTGTCGGGCATGCCCGCCATGCTACGTGGCGTCCCCGACGTCGCCGGGGACGGTGAGGCCGAGCAGCGCGTTCTCGAGGACCTCGGAGAGCGCGGGGTGGATCCAGTACTGCCCCCGCGCCAGCTCGTGCGCGGTGACGTCGGGGCCCAGGCTGAGGGCCTGGATGGCGGGCTGGACGAGGGTGCTCGCGTGGGCCCCGAGGCAGTGGACGCCGAGCAGCCGGCCGGTGGCGGCGTCGCCGACCGCCTTGAGGACGCCGGTCGTGTCCTCCATCGCCCAGCCGTAGGCGGTGTCGCCGTAGCGCTGGAGCTTGGTGCTCACGTCGTAGCCCTGGTCCCGCGCCTCGTCCTCGGTCAGCCCCACCGTCGCGATCTGCGGGTGGGTGAAGATGGCCGCGGGCACGAAGCGGTGGTCGAAGGGCCGCAGGTCGTCCGGGTGGGCCAGGTTGTGCGCGACCGTCCGCGCCTCCTGGTTGGCGACGTGCTTGAGCTGCCACGGCGAGGAGGCGTCGCCGAGCGACCACACACCCGGCACGTCGGTGCGGCCGAAACGGTCGACGACGACCCTCCCGTCCTCGTGGGTCTGCACGCCGGTGTGCTCCAGGCCCAGGGCGCTGGTGTTCGGCGCGCGGCCGGTGGCGACCAGGAGGGTCTCGCCGCTCACGACCGAGCCGTCGGAGAGGGAGAGCTCGACCTCCCCGTCGCGCGTCCTCGCCCCGACCGCGTCGACGCCGGTGCGCACGTCCCACTGGGCGCGGGCGAGGTCGGTGAAGGCCGCGGCCACCTCCCGGTCCAGCATCCGCAGCAGCCCGTCGCTGCGGTTGACGATGGTCACCGCGACGCCGAGCGCGGAGAAGATGTGCGCGAACTCTGCGGCGATGACGCCTCCACCGAGGATGACGAGGCGGGAGGGCAGCTCCTCCATGCGCATGATGGTGTCGGAGGTGTGGAAGGGCACGGCGGAGGAGCGGATCACGTCCGGCACCACGGGGCTGGCCCCGGTGGCGATGACGATCTCCTCGCCGGTGATCCGGTGCTGGGTCCCGACGGTGTGCTCGCCGCCCTCACGGGTGATGAGCACCTCGAGCTCGTGGTCGTCGACGAAGCGGGCGTGTCCGAGATAGGCGTCGGTGTGCTCGCC
This window contains:
- a CDS encoding mycothione reductase, with amino-acid sequence MSETTHYDLIIIGTGSGNSLVTPELEERRIAVVEEGVFGGTCLNVGCIPTKMFVYAAEVAGTIRDAARFGVDASLDQVRWADIRDRIFGRIDPISDGGRDYRVEGEHTDAYLGHARFVDDHELEVLITREGGEHTVGTQHRITGEEIVIATGASPVVPDVIRSSAVPFHTSDTIMRMEELPSRLVILGGGVIAAEFAHIFSALGVAVTIVNRSDGLLRMLDREVAAAFTDLARAQWDVRTGVDAVGARTRDGEVELSLSDGSVVSGETLLVATGRAPNTSALGLEHTGVQTHEDGRVVVDRFGRTDVPGVWSLGDASSPWQLKHVANQEARTVAHNLAHPDDLRPFDHRFVPAAIFTHPQIATVGLTEDEARDQGYDVSTKLQRYGDTAYGWAMEDTTGVLKAVGDAATGRLLGVHCLGAHASTLVQPAIQALSLGPDVTAHELARGQYWIHPALSEVLENALLGLTVPGDVGDAT